A window of Prolixibacter sp. SD074 contains these coding sequences:
- a CDS encoding efflux RND transporter permease subunit, with amino-acid sequence MKNLPKFSIDNYQFVLVLFLVLLVAGIHSFLTMPRSEDPPVVTPGAVVTVIYPGASPMDMEELVVTTIEEKINELENIDNIATIISDGFAIFNISFDYGNYDEDEKYNEVIRQVNNIRTDLPEDIREINFKKKTTTDTKILQLALASEYMDFEQMDEYAENLKGSLEEMDGIKSVEILAVPEKQVKIALRADKMVNMGITTDNIINAIDANNQNIPGGELYAGRKSFNIKTSGSYKDLDEIRNTVVGSVQGKLVYLKDVATVEFGYENNNYLARFNGKRCIFITAEQKENVNILDLTDQINAKTETFKSNLPPGLRLEAVHSQAESVRTSVNGFIINLIQGIILVGLFIFLAIGFKPSLVVMLAIPSSILIGLGFVDLAGYGLQNISIAALVIALGLLVDNSIVVTENVERYLQAGLPARDAAIKGTSQVVSAITSSTLTTLAAFIPIAMIKDSAGDFMKSLPVTVTATLTVSLVIAISVSPLLLSKFIRIKPGVKPKEQPLQKRLKKFIRGPFRKLLEYCLSQPKRVLFITIVVFLSAIFVLFRFVGFSFFPKAEKPSFMIQAQLPQGANLNETNRVASYVEATLDTIPEIKHYASNIGHGNPKVYYNYFPRDYAKNLAEFFVELKEYNPEGVEALLDSLRGAFSAYPAADIRVKEFAQGVPIQYPVEVIIYGDNLDELTRVSEEIKAIVQQQPGAVNVENKLEGVRTDLFVHINKNKAALLGVPISEIDKTVRIYMNGSSVSKFRNEEGKEYDMVLGSSAGNNATFEDFGRIYVKSLSGEQIPLSQLARIEFKKGPGVITHYNSKRSATIGADVEKGYNTAEVTRAIEAQLKNYPFPSNFNYHLAGEIEAQGKSFSSLGAAALIAFLMILAILVFQFHSFRQPFIIFAAVPMALIGSFYALFVTGYTFSFTAFVGAVALLGIVINDAIVLIDFTNELRKEGKTVHQALTEAAQVRFMPILITSFTTIGGLLPLTLQGGTFWGPMGWTIIGGLTLSTTLTLLIVPVLYKVLEKENSKKPIKLSTK; translated from the coding sequence ATGAAGAATCTTCCAAAATTTTCCATTGATAATTACCAGTTTGTTTTGGTGCTGTTCCTGGTTCTCCTGGTTGCAGGCATACATTCTTTTTTAACCATGCCCCGGAGTGAAGACCCGCCTGTTGTCACACCGGGAGCGGTAGTTACGGTAATCTATCCCGGCGCTTCACCCATGGACATGGAAGAGCTGGTAGTAACGACCATCGAAGAAAAAATCAATGAATTGGAAAATATTGATAACATCGCTACGATTATTTCCGACGGGTTCGCCATTTTCAACATTTCATTCGACTACGGTAATTACGATGAGGATGAGAAATACAACGAAGTGATCCGGCAGGTGAATAATATCCGTACCGACCTTCCGGAAGACATTCGCGAAATTAATTTCAAGAAAAAAACCACCACCGACACCAAAATCCTGCAACTGGCCCTGGCTTCGGAATACATGGATTTTGAACAAATGGACGAGTATGCCGAAAATCTGAAAGGGTCCCTGGAAGAAATGGACGGGATTAAAAGTGTAGAAATTCTTGCCGTCCCGGAAAAACAGGTAAAAATTGCCCTGCGGGCAGACAAGATGGTGAACATGGGCATTACCACTGACAACATCATCAATGCCATCGACGCCAATAATCAAAATATACCTGGCGGGGAACTCTATGCAGGCCGGAAAAGTTTTAATATCAAAACCAGCGGTTCATACAAAGACCTTGACGAGATACGCAATACGGTTGTGGGGTCGGTACAGGGAAAACTGGTATACCTGAAAGATGTGGCCACCGTTGAATTTGGATACGAAAACAACAATTACCTGGCCCGGTTTAACGGTAAGAGGTGCATATTTATTACAGCAGAACAAAAAGAAAACGTCAATATACTGGATTTAACCGACCAGATAAATGCGAAAACCGAAACTTTTAAATCCAATCTTCCACCCGGGCTCAGGCTGGAAGCTGTGCACAGCCAGGCTGAAAGTGTAAGGACAAGCGTCAACGGTTTTATCATCAACCTTATCCAGGGCATCATCCTGGTAGGACTTTTTATTTTTCTGGCCATTGGCTTTAAACCAAGCCTGGTTGTGATGCTGGCCATTCCTTCTTCCATTCTCATTGGGCTGGGTTTTGTAGATTTGGCGGGCTATGGGCTGCAGAATATTTCCATCGCGGCCCTGGTCATCGCGTTGGGATTGTTGGTTGACAATTCCATTGTGGTGACAGAAAACGTGGAACGGTACCTGCAGGCAGGTTTGCCGGCGAGGGACGCAGCCATTAAAGGTACCTCCCAGGTGGTATCAGCTATTACAAGCTCAACGCTCACTACCCTGGCGGCATTTATTCCCATCGCGATGATAAAAGATTCAGCCGGTGATTTTATGAAAAGCCTGCCTGTAACGGTCACCGCCACCCTGACGGTTTCCCTGGTGATTGCCATCAGCGTGTCGCCGCTCCTTTTGTCAAAATTCATCAGGATAAAGCCCGGGGTAAAGCCCAAAGAACAGCCCTTGCAAAAAAGGTTGAAGAAATTCATCCGTGGGCCTTTTCGCAAGTTGCTTGAATACTGTCTTTCCCAACCCAAACGCGTTTTGTTTATTACCATAGTGGTATTCCTGTCGGCCATTTTTGTCCTGTTCCGGTTTGTAGGGTTTAGCTTTTTCCCAAAAGCGGAAAAACCCAGCTTCATGATCCAGGCCCAACTGCCACAGGGTGCTAACCTGAATGAAACGAACCGGGTGGCCAGCTATGTTGAAGCAACGCTGGACACCATTCCCGAAATAAAACATTATGCCTCAAACATTGGCCACGGTAATCCCAAGGTCTATTACAATTATTTTCCCCGGGACTATGCCAAAAACCTGGCCGAATTTTTTGTGGAACTGAAGGAATACAATCCCGAAGGAGTTGAGGCGCTGCTGGATTCGCTTCGCGGCGCGTTTAGCGCTTACCCGGCTGCCGACATCCGGGTGAAAGAATTTGCACAGGGAGTCCCCATTCAGTACCCTGTGGAAGTTATCATTTATGGTGATAACCTCGATGAATTAACACGGGTTTCGGAAGAAATCAAAGCCATTGTTCAACAACAACCCGGCGCAGTTAACGTGGAGAATAAGCTGGAAGGGGTACGTACCGACCTGTTTGTGCACATCAATAAAAACAAGGCAGCCCTCCTGGGGGTGCCAATTTCCGAAATTGACAAAACCGTACGGATTTACATGAACGGCTCGTCGGTATCGAAGTTCAGGAATGAAGAAGGCAAGGAATATGATATGGTTCTGGGCTCGTCGGCGGGAAATAATGCCACTTTTGAAGATTTCGGGCGTATTTATGTGAAATCGCTGAGTGGTGAACAGATTCCGCTCAGCCAACTGGCCCGCATCGAATTTAAAAAGGGGCCCGGCGTGATTACGCATTACAATTCAAAGCGCAGTGCCACGATTGGCGCCGATGTGGAAAAAGGGTACAATACCGCGGAAGTAACCCGGGCCATTGAAGCTCAATTAAAAAATTATCCTTTCCCTTCAAACTTTAATTATCATCTGGCAGGGGAAATCGAAGCGCAGGGGAAATCATTCAGCTCACTCGGCGCTGCCGCGCTGATCGCGTTCCTGATGATTCTGGCCATCCTGGTATTCCAATTTCATTCATTCAGGCAACCGTTCATCATCTTTGCCGCCGTGCCCATGGCTTTAATTGGCTCGTTCTACGCGTTATTCGTGACCGGCTATACTTTCTCGTTTACAGCTTTCGTGGGTGCCGTGGCCCTGCTTGGGATTGTCATCAACGATGCCATTGTTTTAATTGATTTTACCAATGAATTGCGGAAAGAAGGAAAAACGGTTCATCAGGCGCTGACCGAAGCGGCACAGGTCCGCTTTATGCCGATATTGATTACCTCGTTCACCACCATCGGCGGACTGCTTCCCCTTACCCTGCAGGGCGGGACATTTTGGGGGCCCATGGGCTGGACCATCATCGGTGGACTGACCCTTTCAACAACGCTTACCCTGCTTATTGTACCCGTGCTTTATAAAGTTTTGGAAAAAGAAAATTCAAAGAAACCAATAAAGCTGTCAACGAAATAA
- a CDS encoding TolC family protein, whose protein sequence is MGWNIKRTGFIVFILAWHIPVFSQNSVIDGYVDQALESNIALKQKEYSYTKSLEALKEAKRMFFPIISLQARYSRAEGGRMLVVPFGEIMNPAYDNLEVINHSLSQSVPGYPAFPAYPKIDDYTINFVRPKEQETKIQLVMPVFNDAIIKNREIKEGMAKVEKINVDIYKRELVKEVKTAWFNYLRAGKMVELYRNSLGVTQENLRNSESLYHHDKVTMEEVYAARAKIKEMEKELASAQKDEAMARAWFNFLLNRDLNAEIQTGEPIAISYLTFDLDSLVIKAVGNRKELVQLDQYINIQQKKVKREAGSALPEVGLWASYGYQGEKYSFTKDDDFAQIGISLSWDLFTSGQRKAKVRQARIDRDMMEQKKLEAVSHIRMEVMDAWYSLNTARKGIDQAEEEALNYRKAYNLVSKKYQRGMASHLELSNALNNMLNAENKLILARYDNQIRQVELERVVAGYEFLTMKN, encoded by the coding sequence ATGGGATGGAATATCAAAAGAACAGGATTTATTGTTTTCATACTCGCCTGGCATATCCCTGTATTTTCACAAAACAGCGTGATTGACGGATATGTTGACCAGGCGCTGGAAAGTAATATTGCTTTAAAGCAAAAAGAGTATTCCTATACCAAGAGCCTGGAAGCACTGAAGGAAGCCAAACGCATGTTTTTTCCCATAATATCACTACAGGCCAGGTACTCCCGTGCCGAGGGGGGAAGGATGCTTGTGGTACCATTTGGCGAAATCATGAACCCTGCTTACGACAACCTGGAGGTAATCAATCATTCGTTAAGTCAGTCCGTTCCCGGTTATCCTGCTTTTCCGGCATACCCCAAAATTGACGACTACACCATCAACTTCGTTCGTCCTAAAGAGCAGGAAACTAAAATTCAACTGGTTATGCCCGTTTTTAACGACGCTATTATCAAAAACCGGGAGATTAAAGAAGGGATGGCCAAAGTTGAAAAAATCAACGTGGATATCTATAAACGGGAGTTAGTTAAAGAGGTAAAAACGGCCTGGTTCAATTACCTGCGTGCCGGAAAGATGGTTGAATTGTACCGGAATTCGCTCGGCGTTACGCAGGAAAACCTCAGGAACAGCGAAAGCCTGTACCATCATGATAAGGTCACGATGGAAGAGGTGTATGCTGCGCGGGCCAAAATAAAGGAGATGGAAAAAGAGCTGGCATCGGCACAAAAGGACGAGGCAATGGCCCGGGCCTGGTTCAATTTTCTTTTGAACAGGGATTTGAATGCTGAAATTCAAACAGGAGAACCCATTGCTATTTCTTACCTCACGTTTGACCTGGATTCCCTGGTTATTAAGGCTGTCGGTAACAGGAAAGAACTGGTTCAGTTAGACCAATACATAAACATACAGCAAAAAAAGGTGAAGCGGGAAGCAGGAAGCGCCCTGCCCGAGGTGGGTTTGTGGGCATCTTACGGTTACCAGGGTGAGAAATACTCATTTACAAAAGATGACGACTTTGCTCAGATCGGCATTTCGCTTTCCTGGGACCTGTTTACTTCCGGCCAACGCAAAGCAAAGGTGCGGCAGGCCAGAATTGACCGGGATATGATGGAACAGAAGAAACTGGAAGCTGTCAGTCATATCAGAATGGAGGTCATGGATGCCTGGTATTCGTTGAACACTGCCCGTAAAGGGATTGACCAGGCTGAGGAGGAAGCGCTGAATTACAGGAAAGCGTACAATCTGGTCAGCAAAAAATACCAGAGGGGAATGGCCAGCCACCTGGAATTATCGAATGCCCTGAACAACATGCTGAATGCTGAAAATAAACTGATTTTGGCCCGCTATGACAATCAAATCCGGCAGGTTGAGTTGGAACGGGTTGTAGCTGGCTATGAATTTTTAACAATGAAAAATTAG
- a CDS encoding efflux RND transporter periplasmic adaptor subunit translates to MNRTVKNIIPLFLLLFTFACTKKPAQQQEESAVPVVRLEKVSRVAFRDEIYATGRVTYQDEFQLSFKTSGIVGNIPVKEGQRVKAGQLMASLKLEEIRAKVGQAENGLEKARRDYERVKGLYGDSVATLEHLQNARTQLENARLEVETAQFNLKHSQISAPGNGWVLKVNARENEAVQAGMPVIFFGRGSVSRIITTNLSDADVVKIAIGDTAWIRFDPFPDKLFNGAITEIAGTADPVTGTYEIKINMNDSENQLKSGFIGNISIRPSVRKERVQIPVDALIFADANEGSIYVAKDDTAYQRHIRIEKIAGDSLLVSEGLEGHETIVVEGLQKLSGDSVRISLK, encoded by the coding sequence ATGAATAGAACGGTTAAAAATATAATACCTCTGTTCCTGCTTTTATTCACATTTGCCTGTACTAAAAAGCCCGCGCAGCAACAGGAAGAATCCGCTGTCCCGGTTGTCCGGCTGGAAAAGGTAAGCAGGGTGGCCTTTCGTGATGAAATTTACGCTACGGGCCGGGTTACGTACCAGGATGAATTTCAACTGAGTTTCAAAACTTCGGGTATTGTGGGTAACATCCCCGTGAAAGAAGGGCAAAGGGTAAAAGCCGGCCAATTGATGGCTTCCCTGAAACTGGAAGAAATCAGGGCAAAGGTCGGGCAGGCCGAAAACGGGCTGGAGAAAGCCCGGCGGGACTACGAACGGGTGAAAGGATTATACGGGGACAGTGTCGCTACGCTCGAACACCTGCAAAATGCCCGTACACAACTGGAAAATGCCCGGTTGGAAGTGGAAACGGCACAGTTTAACCTGAAACATTCTCAAATCAGTGCGCCGGGAAACGGATGGGTATTAAAGGTAAACGCCCGGGAGAATGAGGCGGTACAGGCAGGAATGCCGGTCATTTTCTTTGGCCGGGGCAGCGTTTCCAGAATTATTACAACAAACCTGTCGGATGCCGATGTGGTAAAAATCGCAATCGGCGACACGGCATGGATACGCTTTGACCCTTTCCCAGACAAACTTTTTAACGGGGCTATCACTGAAATAGCGGGGACAGCCGACCCGGTTACCGGGACATACGAGATAAAAATCAATATGAACGATTCGGAAAACCAGTTGAAGTCAGGTTTTATCGGGAACATTTCCATCCGGCCTTCAGTCCGGAAAGAACGCGTTCAGATTCCGGTTGATGCCCTGATCTTTGCCGATGCCAATGAGGGAAGCATTTACGTGGCCAAAGACGACACAGCTTACCAGCGGCACATCAGAATTGAGAAAATTGCCGGTGACAGCCTACTGGTATCAGAAGGACTTGAAGGTCATGAGACTATTGTGGTTGAAGGCCTGCAAAAACTTTCGGGCGATTCAGTAAGGATCAGTTTAAAATGA
- a CDS encoding sensor histidine kinase, giving the protein MHLNLNRKVFIRILIVSVYSLLVLYLFGMMRDFTLRGKVNLWVLIPAYIFFFNVASEGNLLIDKYLNKRLPWFIFTRKRLVIQIVATLGWTFLMTAIPLSTRFLVNNELLFHDSDMLRIFPAFALFTYIEGTFFLIAFNGIYIARNYFHKWKSSLLEIEKLKQEKLKRDYQALQDQINPHFLFNSLNVLISEIYHHPETAADFARGLSRIYRYVLQSKDRELVALKTELEFVQSFIYLHQARVGDALQVEIDVDEQAASLFLPPLTLQVLVENAIKHNVLEKDNPLHIGIYSQIKPVLTVKNNFNPKMALESPHTGLSNLKSRYALLGNRSIEVYKNEKEFVVEVPLLGN; this is encoded by the coding sequence ATGCACCTGAATCTTAACAGAAAGGTTTTTATCCGCATATTGATTGTTTCGGTTTATTCCCTTTTGGTACTTTACCTTTTTGGAATGATGCGGGATTTTACCCTAAGGGGAAAAGTTAACCTTTGGGTGCTTATACCGGCCTATATTTTCTTTTTTAATGTGGCCAGCGAAGGCAACCTGCTCATTGATAAGTACCTGAACAAAAGATTGCCGTGGTTTATTTTCACACGAAAAAGACTGGTCATACAAATTGTTGCAACTTTAGGCTGGACATTTCTGATGACAGCCATTCCATTATCAACAAGGTTCCTGGTAAACAACGAACTTCTTTTCCACGACAGCGATATGCTGCGTATTTTCCCTGCATTTGCGCTGTTCACCTATATTGAAGGGACCTTTTTTCTTATCGCTTTTAACGGAATTTATATTGCCCGCAATTATTTCCACAAGTGGAAATCTTCCCTTCTTGAAATAGAAAAGCTGAAGCAGGAAAAATTGAAGCGCGATTATCAGGCCCTGCAGGACCAGATCAATCCGCATTTCCTGTTCAACAGCCTGAATGTGTTAATATCGGAGATTTACCATCACCCGGAAACGGCAGCAGATTTTGCCCGCGGGCTTTCACGTATTTACCGGTACGTGTTGCAAAGCAAAGACCGCGAACTGGTCGCTTTAAAAACCGAACTGGAATTTGTTCAGTCTTTCATTTACCTGCACCAGGCACGGGTTGGCGACGCCCTTCAGGTTGAAATCGACGTGGACGAACAAGCCGCATCGCTATTCCTGCCCCCTCTGACACTCCAGGTATTGGTTGAAAATGCCATTAAACACAATGTCCTTGAAAAGGATAACCCATTGCACATCGGCATCTATTCTCAGATAAAACCGGTTTTGACTGTAAAAAACAATTTCAACCCGAAAATGGCACTGGAATCCCCACATACCGGACTGTCGAACCTGAAAAGCAGATATGCCTTGTTGGGAAACCGGTCAATCGAAGTGTATAAAAACGAAAAAGAATTTGTAGTAGAAGTTCCTTTACTGGGGAATTAA